One Gimesia aquarii DNA segment encodes these proteins:
- a CDS encoding DsrE family protein: protein MSNIAIVILTDTEGSEGLGRVVNALTAAKEFKEGGDHVKVAFTGAGTKWVGELTKPEHKLHSVFNELKDQITGACSFCAGAFGVDDSVQSAGVNLLEEYGTNMSFRQLIQDGYHVLTF from the coding sequence ATGTCAAATATCGCGATTGTGATTCTCACAGACACTGAAGGAAGTGAAGGCCTCGGTCGAGTCGTGAATGCACTGACTGCTGCCAAGGAATTCAAGGAAGGGGGCGACCATGTCAAGGTTGCTTTTACCGGCGCTGGTACCAAATGGGTTGGTGAGCTTACTAAGCCAGAACACAAGTTGCACTCTGTGTTCAATGAATTGAAAGATCAGATCACAGGGGCGTGCAGCTTCTGCGCGGGCGCCTTTGGTGTCGATGATTCCGTACAATCAGCGGGCGTTAATTTGCTGGAAGAATACGGTACAAACATGAGTTTTCGTCAGCTCATTCAGGATGGATATCACGTTCTGACATTCTGA
- a CDS encoding TetR/AcrR family transcriptional regulator → MNKKRGRPRNYDPEAALNAALTVFWQHGFAGTSLDELSAATGMNRPSLYAAFGDKKSLYRKSMDQFSQTFLGELEANLFAGLSLEEDLVNFYKAALSEYITDSDTAWGCPVICTATLAAAYDDEIQSDLAHALDQIDTMFVKRFKQAQDEGELKSGESKKLAQLAAAVLHSLAIRTRAKQKKFKPETFIKASVAEILRG, encoded by the coding sequence ATGAATAAAAAACGGGGAAGGCCCCGCAACTATGATCCTGAAGCGGCACTCAATGCAGCGCTCACTGTGTTCTGGCAACATGGGTTTGCGGGAACCAGCCTGGATGAGCTTAGCGCTGCAACCGGAATGAATCGGCCGAGTTTGTATGCTGCATTCGGGGATAAGAAATCGCTCTATCGAAAATCCATGGATCAATTTAGTCAAACTTTTTTAGGCGAACTAGAAGCAAATCTCTTTGCGGGATTGAGTCTGGAAGAGGATCTGGTCAACTTCTACAAAGCCGCTTTGTCGGAATACATTACCGACAGCGATACCGCATGGGGGTGCCCTGTCATCTGTACGGCAACGTTAGCAGCAGCATACGATGATGAGATCCAATCCGACCTTGCCCATGCACTGGATCAAATTGATACGATGTTTGTAAAACGATTTAAGCAAGCCCAAGATGAGGGCGAGTTGAAATCGGGTGAATCAAAGAAGCTGGCGCAACTCGCAGCGGCGGTGCTTCATAGTCTGGCCATTCGGACGCGCGCCAAACAGAAAAAGTTTAAGCCCGAAACATTCATCAAAGCCTCCGTTGCAGAGATCCTCAGAGGTTAA
- a CDS encoding DUF2182 domain-containing protein: MMRTARITFRRFVEALISVPRIDTSTAFCTGIIALGIVGWITALIMMGGMDRGPGTPLHNFPTFLMGWIIMLTAMMLPSEMIYVKIYMTILKGKITLQQGKSGLAIPLICFLAGYGIAWILYGTLAFILDALIRMSAFEFINWNQEGPRIAGSILFLAGLYQVSSLKYACLTHCRSPFSFFAHHWRIGILGSLQMGVLHGLICVACCWALMAVMFAVGAMNLAWMGLLTLFMFAEKIFPFGQKLTLPIAIFLWVMGVWIAVTPESVPFLNKPLQLDTSNHADRFKQHSEESFDHPLLGQPAPEFILPNVGQQEVSLSELNKRGPVVIVFYYGYYCSHCVSQLFGLNERLQKFNELQATVVAISADTPQQTKIKFAKYGGFDFPVLSDRENRIATKYKIYQPATASRVEDQQHGLFVVDQNGQVVWAYHGETPFMDHQTLLEVLKSLDQAQ; encoded by the coding sequence ATGATGCGAACTGCCAGAATCACATTCCGTCGGTTCGTTGAAGCTTTGATTTCTGTTCCCAGGATTGATACGTCAACGGCGTTTTGTACGGGTATCATCGCACTGGGTATCGTCGGCTGGATCACGGCTTTAATAATGATGGGAGGCATGGATCGAGGTCCCGGTACACCACTCCATAATTTTCCGACATTCCTGATGGGCTGGATCATTATGCTCACTGCGATGATGCTGCCTTCGGAAATGATCTATGTCAAAATTTACATGACAATCCTGAAAGGAAAAATCACGCTGCAACAGGGAAAGTCTGGTTTGGCTATTCCCCTGATCTGTTTTCTTGCCGGTTATGGAATTGCCTGGATCCTATACGGAACTCTCGCATTCATTTTGGATGCGCTTATCAGAATGAGTGCATTTGAATTCATCAATTGGAACCAAGAAGGACCACGCATTGCTGGCTCTATCCTATTTCTCGCAGGTCTTTATCAAGTTTCCTCTCTGAAGTACGCCTGTTTGACGCATTGTCGTTCACCATTCAGCTTTTTTGCCCATCACTGGCGAATCGGAATTCTGGGTAGCCTGCAAATGGGAGTTTTGCATGGACTTATTTGCGTCGCTTGTTGTTGGGCTCTGATGGCCGTGATGTTTGCAGTCGGTGCCATGAACCTGGCCTGGATGGGCCTGCTCACATTGTTCATGTTTGCTGAGAAAATCTTCCCGTTTGGACAGAAGCTGACATTACCCATCGCGATTTTTCTGTGGGTGATGGGTGTCTGGATTGCAGTCACTCCTGAATCAGTTCCTTTTTTAAATAAACCCTTACAGCTTGATACTTCGAATCATGCTGATCGGTTCAAACAACATTCTGAGGAGTCATTCGACCATCCACTGCTGGGCCAGCCTGCTCCTGAGTTCATACTTCCGAATGTGGGTCAACAAGAAGTCTCACTCAGTGAACTTAACAAACGCGGACCTGTCGTCATTGTGTTCTACTATGGTTATTATTGCAGTCATTGTGTCTCTCAGCTCTTTGGCTTAAATGAGAGGCTCCAAAAATTCAATGAACTACAAGCAACCGTAGTCGCGATCAGTGCAGATACTCCTCAGCAAACAAAGATAAAGTTTGCCAAGTATGGCGGGTTCGACTTCCCCGTCCTATCTGATAGAGAGAACCGCATCGCAACGAAGTACAAAATTTATCAGCCGGCAACGGCCTCCCGCGTCGAGGATCAGCAACACGGGTTATTTGTGGTTGATCAAAACGGTCAAGTTGTCTGGGCATACCATGGTGAGACCCCTTTCATGGATCATCAAACTTTACTTGAGGTATTAAAATCTCTGGATCAAGCTCAGTAA
- a CDS encoding DUF1326 domain-containing protein encodes MNDDSREKETIPHWHIAGDWFDICSCNVPCPCTFAQPPTGGACDAIFAYKIRTGHFGEVDMAGLNVVIIVAFTGDVWSGDKVAAGIFLDAAANLEQRQALELIFTGQVGGWMGHFIPSTLGTLRGVDFADITVAVDDSLEHWRVEIPEVVCASGEALTGPTADPSRRVQSWNPPGSEVGPTEAAVTWGKSIDGHWQAFGFSQDIPSGQNSKHIPFDWSGPDA; translated from the coding sequence ATGAACGACGACTCCCGGGAAAAAGAAACCATTCCCCATTGGCACATTGCCGGCGATTGGTTTGACATCTGCTCATGCAATGTGCCCTGCCCTTGCACTTTTGCCCAGCCCCCTACGGGCGGTGCCTGCGATGCCATCTTTGCATACAAAATACGGACAGGACATTTTGGTGAAGTAGATATGGCGGGCTTGAATGTCGTGATCATCGTCGCCTTTACAGGCGACGTGTGGAGTGGAGACAAAGTCGCTGCCGGCATATTCCTTGATGCCGCAGCCAACCTGGAACAGAGACAAGCTCTGGAGTTAATTTTTACAGGTCAGGTTGGAGGCTGGATGGGGCATTTTATCCCTTCAACTCTGGGCACACTCAGAGGTGTAGACTTTGCTGATATCACAGTGGCTGTAGATGATTCACTCGAACACTGGCGGGTTGAAATCCCTGAGGTGGTCTGTGCGAGTGGCGAAGCCCTGACCGGTCCTACTGCAGATCCTTCCCGGCGCGTACAATCATGGAATCCTCCCGGAAGTGAAGTCGGGCCGACTGAAGCTGCTGTCACCTGGGGGAAAAGCATCGACGGACACTGGCAGGCATTCGGGTTTTCCCAGGACATTCCCTCGGGACAGAACAGCAAACATATTCCCTTCGACTGGAGTGGACCCGACGCATGA